Genomic window (Phragmites australis chromosome 5, lpPhrAust1.1, whole genome shotgun sequence):
TGTCAGTATCAGCGTGGCCATTCGCCATTACTGCAACTAATTCCTGTTTGACAAATGGTCCACCTGTCGGTCTCCGGCTCCGTCTCAGTCTCGCAGCGAGATTTCGAAGAGGTCGGACTCGGCCTCCaggtcgccggccgccgccgccgcgccgccggagcTCTCCGTCCTGCTCTTGCTCATCTGCGACGCCTCCAGCCACCCGGAGTCCACGCGGCCCATGGAGAAGAGATCGCCGCTGTCGTCGAAGTCGAGGCCCAAGGaaccgctgccgctgccgtcgACCGCGGACGCGGCGCGCACGAAGCACGGGTTGGCCGTGCGCCGCGCGTTGGCGGGCGCGTACCGGAACTTGCCCTGCCCGAGGTTGACCAGCGCCATCACGTCGAAGCTGGAGGCCAGCACCGGGTACAGCGGGCTCGAGAACGCCTCGGCGTTGCAGCTCACGGCGTGGACAAGCTGCCCGTCCACCGTGAAGAATACCTTTCGCTTCGCCGGCTCGAAGCCGCAGCCCACCACCTTGTCCACGCCCGCCCACAATGACTTGTCCGATTCGTACACCAGCTTCATCCCTGAAACGCTCCATCAGAACTCTTCAGGTCATGTCTTGCACTCAGGAATTCTAGAAGCAGAGTGTTGGTGTGCTCTGCTAATTACCGTCGAGGTAGACCACGCCGTTGGAGTGGAAGCCAATGGACGACGCGTACGTTCCGGCCAGCGACGGCTGTTGCGGagaggcggccgcggcggcgaggccCAGCGACATGACTAAATGCCTCTGTGTGTCTTGTTGATCGTCCTTCGCGGCTCTGTTCTCTTGGATTGGGTTCTTGGCGTCCGGTGCAAAACTGATGAGCTTGACTTGGTCGCTCTCGCTGGAGCCGTCCTTTCCGCGCCTTCTCGCCCTCGACGCTGACCACTCCGGCCGCTTCGTGTTAAGGTATATGATGGTGATCTCGAAGTAGGCGTCCTGCGGGAACGGCGTGCCGGAAAGCGGCGGCCCGGGCAGCGGCAAGCTCATCCTGGCGAGGCACAGGGCGTTGGGATTCCCCGCGTCCGTGTCGCCGCGGAGGGGGCTCGGGATGCTTCCGGGGAGCCACTTCTTGCTGGACGCGGACGTGGTCGATGGGTTGAGCCGCACCGCCTGCATCCGCTCGGCCGATCCCGCTGGCACCTCCCACGCGGCCTCCGCCATGTCGCGGCTCGTCCCGGCGTTGCAGACAGGGCAGGTCCCCCACAgcggcgacgacgacgcggACTTCGACCGCGGCGGCGCGACCGCGAACACGAACTGCGCCCACCCGTTCTCCACCGCCTCGGTCACCAGCCGCGGGTGGTCCGCCCACTGGAACGGCCCCTGCTGCGCGCCGCCGCCCGGCCCCCGGTGCCTCACGTCGACGCGGACATgtccatggtggtggtggtgcaacTGCTGGAATCGGACCCCCACGCGCCCGCTGGCCGCTCTGTACCTCATGTTAAGCTTCGCCAGCCCGGGGCTCGCCGTCGGCTCCCCACCATACGCAGGAGCTACGTCCGGCAGCTCCGGCGGCGCGTTACGCGGTAAGCTTCGCCGCCGGTACACCAAGAAGGCGACCGCGACCAGCGCCACGACGGGGAGCCCGACGGCGAGCAGCAGCCTGAGCAACAGCGCCATACTGCACGATCTTGTTGCTGTCACTCACTAAGACAACCGGAGCTGCGTCGCAGGAGAGGCGGACACGGACATGGTCACGAAGTTCTTGGGGTGCGTGGCCGGTTCATTCGTTCTGTGTGTAGTTGTTGCGTTCTTGGGGTTTGGTTTGGTGGAGGGTCTAGGAAGGCCGGCGCGGGACGGAATGCTGACCGGCTCAACAAAAACAGGCAAAAAACGAGCGGTTGGAGCTGGAGGCGTTTTAAATTGGGCGGAAGCGGCACGCATCTGGG
Coding sequences:
- the LOC133919298 gene encoding uncharacterized protein LOC133919298 → MALLLRLLLAVGLPVVALVAVAFLVYRRRSLPRNAPPELPDVAPAYGGEPTASPGLAKLNMRYRAASGRVGVRFQQLHHHHHGHVRVDVRHRGPGGGAQQGPFQWADHPRLVTEAVENGWAQFVFAVAPPRSKSASSSPLWGTCPVCNAGTSRDMAEAAWEVPAGSAERMQAVRLNPSTTSASSKKWLPGSIPSPLRGDTDAGNPNALCLARMSLPLPGPPLSGTPFPQDAYFEITIIYLNTKRPEWSASRARRRGKDGSSESDQVKLISFAPDAKNPIQENRAAKDDQQDTQRHLVMSLGLAAAAASPQQPSLAGTYASSIGFHSNGVVYLDGMKLVYESDKSLWAGVDKVVGCGFEPAKRKVFFTVDGQLVHAVSCNAEAFSSPLYPVLASSFDVMALVNLGQGKFRYAPANARRTANPCFVRAASAVDGSGSGSLGLDFDDSGDLFSMGRVDSGWLEASQMSKSRTESSGGAAAAAGDLEAESDLFEISLRD